In Deltaproteobacteria bacterium GWC2_55_46, a single window of DNA contains:
- a CDS encoding protein-export membrane protein SecD, which translates to MRSIFWRVVLLAAFTVLAIVLFLPSTPLSKRLPSFWVNNIPKINLGLDLQGGMHLVLNIDQAKAVESHTQRLAGSLEDALKKKGIPYYSVNRQGIDSIAVAFPDEKTKGEIAKLVKDEFGIFGSPSEESGRLLFTLDQPETDRIREWSVSQALETIRNRIDKFGVAEPIIQKQGEDELVVQLPGLKDPERAIQLIGKTAVLEFRLIDESMSPFAAETQGAPFGSEVIYQYSVDKQTGAQQKTPFLVKKDSILTGDSLSDARVAFDTQYNEPYVSLTFDSAGSRVFERVTTQNVGKRLAIVLDGNLHSAPQIREPISGGRAQISGGFTYEEATDLAIVLRAGALPAPVNIIQNVTVGPSLGQDSIEAGIKAGLLGASLVLVFMLFYYKVSGAIADFAVCLNIIMLLGAMSWLNATLTLPGIAGIVLTIGMGVDSNVLIFERIKEELLAGRTPRSAINAGYDRAWWTIVDAHVTTLITAAVLFQFGSGPIKGFAVSLSLGILINLFTALVGTKVAFDIQSEKLRVKKLSI; encoded by the coding sequence ATGAGAAGTATTTTCTGGCGCGTCGTACTTCTGGCCGCGTTCACAGTCCTGGCGATAGTGCTTTTCCTGCCCTCGACCCCTCTTTCAAAGAGGCTGCCATCGTTCTGGGTCAATAACATCCCCAAGATAAACCTGGGCCTTGACCTCCAGGGGGGCATGCACCTGGTATTGAACATAGACCAGGCAAAAGCGGTGGAGAGCCATACACAGAGGCTCGCTGGCTCTCTTGAGGATGCGCTCAAAAAGAAGGGCATACCTTATTATAGCGTCAACAGGCAGGGGATTGATTCCATAGCGGTAGCCTTCCCTGACGAGAAGACGAAGGGCGAGATAGCAAAGCTCGTAAAGGATGAGTTCGGGATATTCGGCTCTCCTTCTGAGGAGAGCGGCAGGCTCCTTTTCACCCTCGATCAGCCCGAGACAGACCGCATAAGGGAGTGGTCTGTATCCCAGGCCCTTGAGACCATAAGGAACAGGATAGACAAGTTCGGGGTCGCCGAGCCCATAATACAAAAGCAGGGCGAAGACGAGCTTGTCGTACAGCTCCCAGGCCTCAAGGATCCCGAGAGGGCCATTCAGCTCATCGGCAAGACGGCTGTCCTGGAATTCAGGCTCATCGACGAGTCGATGAGCCCGTTTGCCGCCGAGACGCAGGGCGCGCCGTTCGGCTCAGAGGTCATCTATCAGTACTCCGTCGACAAGCAGACGGGCGCTCAGCAGAAGACCCCCTTTCTCGTAAAGAAAGATTCCATACTTACGGGGGATTCGCTCTCCGACGCCAGGGTCGCCTTCGACACCCAGTATAACGAGCCGTATGTCTCGCTTACATTCGATTCGGCGGGCTCTCGCGTCTTCGAACGGGTCACGACACAGAACGTCGGCAAAAGGCTCGCCATAGTCCTTGACGGGAACCTCCATTCAGCCCCCCAGATAAGGGAGCCGATAAGCGGCGGCAGGGCGCAGATAAGCGGCGGCTTCACCTATGAAGAGGCCACAGACCTTGCCATAGTCCTCCGGGCGGGCGCTCTCCCGGCCCCGGTAAACATCATCCAGAACGTGACCGTCGGCCCAAGCCTCGGGCAGGACTCGATCGAGGCTGGCATAAAGGCCGGCCTCCTCGGCGCGTCCCTCGTCCTCGTCTTCATGCTGTTTTATTACAAGGTTTCCGGCGCAATAGCGGACTTCGCCGTGTGCCTGAATATCATAATGCTCCTCGGGGCCATGTCATGGCTGAACGCCACGCTCACGCTCCCTGGCATAGCCGGTATCGTTCTCACCATAGGCATGGGCGTTGACTCCAACGTCCTCATATTCGAGAGGATAAAAGAGGAGCTCCTGGCGGGACGCACCCCCAGGTCTGCCATAAACGCCGGGTATGACAGGGCGTGGTGGACGATCGTCGACGCACACGTGACGACCTTGATAACCGCTGCCGTGCTCTTCCAGTTCGGGAGCGGGCCGATAAAGGGCTTCGCGGTATCTTTGAGCCTCGGAATACTCATAAACCTCTTCACCGCCCTTGTCGGCACGAAGGTGGCCTTTGATATCCAGAGCGAGAAGCTGAGGGTCAAGAAGCTTAGCATCTAA
- a CDS encoding protein-export membrane protein SecF, with translation MDLVRNTKIDFLGKRRITFVISIVLVLLGLVAAIAIPMGKANLSTDFEGGIAIQFRFQNAFEIDRMRVLLAEAGFKDANLQQFAEPTKLLVKLKRSDGDLRALSQSLGDVFTRGIHDNPFTIDSTTEIGPTVGKKLQKDALWAVLISMIGILLYVAWRFEFRFGVAAVAATFHDVLAVLGVFFLLDKEMSLLVVTALLTVAGYSLTDTVVVFDRIRENMRKRTKEDLVTLINRSLNEVLSRTIVTSLTTLLAALALTILGGEVIHDFALALVMGVIVGTFSSIFIASPLLLYWKGKGKQSLVKV, from the coding sequence ATGGACCTTGTCCGTAACACAAAGATAGATTTCCTTGGGAAAAGGCGGATAACATTCGTCATCTCGATAGTCCTTGTCCTGTTGGGGCTTGTGGCCGCTATCGCCATACCAATGGGCAAGGCGAACCTGAGCACCGACTTCGAGGGCGGAATAGCCATACAGTTCAGGTTCCAGAATGCCTTTGAGATAGACAGGATGAGGGTGCTCCTCGCTGAAGCGGGCTTCAAGGACGCTAACTTGCAGCAGTTCGCCGAGCCCACGAAGCTCCTCGTCAAGCTCAAGAGGTCTGACGGAGACCTGAGGGCCCTGTCCCAATCACTCGGAGATGTCTTCACAAGGGGCATCCATGACAACCCCTTTACGATAGACTCGACCACCGAGATTGGTCCTACCGTGGGAAAGAAGCTCCAGAAGGACGCGCTCTGGGCTGTGCTTATTTCTATGATAGGCATACTCCTTTATGTGGCGTGGAGGTTCGAGTTCAGGTTCGGCGTGGCCGCGGTGGCAGCCACCTTCCATGACGTCCTGGCCGTACTCGGCGTATTCTTCCTGCTCGACAAGGAGATGAGCCTGCTGGTAGTGACAGCCCTTTTGACCGTCGCCGGGTACTCCCTTACGGATACTGTCGTGGTCTTCGACAGGATACGCGAGAACATGAGGAAGAGGACCAAGGAGGACCTCGTGACCCTCATAAACAGGTCGCTGAACGAGGTCCTCTCCCGTACCATCGTCACATCCCTTACTACCCTGCTCGCCGCCCTTGCCCTGACAATCCTTGGGGGGGAGGTCATACATGACTTCGCCCTTGCCCTGGTAATGGGCGTCATCGTGGGCACCTTTTCATCGATATTTATCGCGAGCCCGCTACTCCTTTACTGGAAAGGTAAGGGAAAACAATCGCTTGTAAAAGTTTAA
- a CDS encoding preprotein translocase subunit YajC: MAYAQDAQPAVPGLSGLMSIAPLIILFVIFYFLLIRPQQKRAKEHRQMMAAVQKGDNIVTSSGIHGKVVTVNEDTVMVEIADGVKIKMSKESVAVRKPQA, translated from the coding sequence ATGGCCTACGCACAGGACGCTCAGCCGGCCGTGCCCGGACTCTCGGGCCTCATGAGCATAGCCCCGCTGATAATACTCTTCGTGATCTTCTACTTCCTCCTCATAAGGCCGCAGCAGAAAAGGGCCAAGGAGCACAGGCAGATGATGGCCGCCGTCCAGAAGGGCGACAACATTGTCACCTCCAGCGGGATCCACGGCAAGGTCGTAACGGTGAACGAGGATACCGTCATGGTGGAGATAGCCGATGGCGTGAAGATCAAGATGTCCAAGGAATCTGTCGCCGTAAGAAAGCCTCAAGCGTAG